In Firmicutes bacterium ASF500, a single genomic region encodes these proteins:
- the cca gene encoding CCA-adding enzyme: protein MKFEIPSGAKHILQAITDAGYEAYLVGGCVRDLLRGVEPHDWDICTSARPEETEACFAGHRIIETGLKHGTVTVLEGGEPYEITTYRTEGPYSDSRRPDYVEFVSSLEADLARRDFTMNAIAMELEGNLRDPFGGADDIKDGVIRCVGEPARRFQEDGLRVMRALRFGAVFGYEIEEKSARAIHENRHMLEHVSAERINVELSKLLVGERAGDILRQYPDVLCEFWPELRPLVALEQNNPWHCWGGWEHTIHAVEAAPPNLILRLTMLLHDIGKPVCKSTDEKGVDHFYGHPAVSAKLADQMLRTLKFDNRTRERVVTLVEHHDVQIPCRDRSIRKWLGRLGPETFFQLLEVKRTDGMGQSYELVKDRLTQLEEMKAKAEEIIAQGQCFSLKDLAVSGRDVIAAGIAPGPEVGRVLNGLLEQVLNGEVPNEREELLRPLRTDDGPSIGV, encoded by the coding sequence ATGAAATTTGAGATTCCCTCTGGGGCAAAGCATATCCTCCAGGCTATTACTGATGCAGGCTATGAGGCCTATTTGGTGGGCGGCTGTGTGCGGGATCTTCTCCGGGGTGTGGAGCCCCACGACTGGGATATCTGCACCTCCGCCCGTCCGGAGGAGACGGAGGCCTGCTTCGCCGGCCACCGGATTATCGAAACCGGGCTGAAGCATGGCACCGTCACCGTGCTGGAGGGGGGCGAGCCCTACGAGATTACCACCTACCGCACCGAGGGTCCCTACTCCGACAGCCGCCGTCCGGACTATGTAGAGTTTGTCTCCAGCCTGGAGGCCGATCTGGCCCGGCGGGATTTTACCATGAACGCCATCGCCATGGAGCTGGAGGGAAACCTACGGGACCCCTTCGGCGGTGCTGACGATATCAAGGACGGCGTGATACGCTGTGTGGGGGAGCCCGCCCGGCGGTTTCAGGAGGACGGGCTGCGGGTGATGAGGGCGCTGCGGTTTGGGGCGGTGTTTGGCTATGAAATTGAGGAGAAGAGCGCCCGGGCCATCCATGAAAACCGACACATGCTGGAGCATGTGTCGGCGGAGCGGATCAATGTGGAGCTGTCCAAACTGCTTGTGGGAGAACGAGCGGGAGATATTCTGCGGCAGTACCCCGATGTGCTGTGTGAATTCTGGCCAGAGCTGAGGCCGCTGGTCGCTTTGGAGCAAAACAATCCTTGGCACTGCTGGGGCGGCTGGGAGCACACCATCCATGCGGTGGAGGCGGCCCCGCCAAACCTGATCCTGCGGCTGACCATGCTTCTTCATGACATCGGTAAGCCCGTCTGCAAATCCACCGACGAAAAGGGTGTTGACCACTTTTACGGCCACCCCGCCGTCAGCGCCAAGCTGGCCGACCAGATGCTTCGGACGCTGAAATTCGACAACAGAACCCGGGAGCGGGTGGTCACCCTGGTGGAACACCACGATGTGCAGATTCCCTGCCGGGACCGCTCCATCCGCAAATGGCTGGGGCGATTAGGCCCGGAGACCTTTTTCCAGCTCCTGGAGGTCAAGCGGACGGACGGTATGGGACAGAGCTATGAGCTGGTCAAAGACCGGCTGACCCAACTGGAAGAGATGAAAGCGAAGGCGGAGGAGATTATCGCTCAGGGGCAGTGCTTCTCCCTGAAGGATTTGGCTGTCAGTGGTCGGGATGTGATAGCCGCCGGCATTGCCCCAGGTCCGGAGGTAGGGCGGGTACTGAATGGACTGCTGGAACAGGTACTGAATGGAGAGGTCCCCAATGAGCGGGAGGAGCTGCTTCGGCCGCTACGAACCGACGATGGTCCCTCCATTGGGGTGTAA
- the ydaD_2 gene encoding General stress protein 39: MDRGGSIINTTSVTAYEGNKDLIDYSATKGAIAALTRSLSLAEQGIRVNAVTPGPI; this comes from the coding sequence ATGGATCGGGGCGGGAGCATCATCAACACCACCTCGGTCACGGCTTACGAGGGGAACAAGGACCTGATCGACTACAGCGCCACGAAAGGGGCCATCGCAGCCCTGACCCGGTCCCTCTCCCTGGCCGAACAGGGCATCCGGGTCAATGCGGTGACGCCAGGGCCCATCTGA
- the dacF_2 gene encoding D-alanyl-D-alanine carboxypeptidase DacF has protein sequence MKKYRFLSVLLVLPMVLSLLLPVSAAQEDLDLFCTHAILLDANHGDILYDVKSGERAYPASTTKLMTCLLVLEAVQSGQLTLETVVTVPGDAYQGLTGNFSTAGLKVGEQLSVEELLYCLMLPSANEAANVLAVAVDGSIEAFVEHMNRRAAELGCKGTHYANTHGMHQDEHYTTAYDLALTMQACLEHDLFRTITTAPKHTVPATGVSGEREFYNTNGLVSSWKYSGYLYDKCVGGKTGSTDEAGRCLVSAAEDGDELLISVILGSGPMNEAGYEQLRQGQFVESRRLLEYGFSNFQRVTITKGDEPVDKVKVTMSRQADEVNLKPQGSITRTLPKSMDVDDIEYRITRFADEVEAPVEAGQVMGTMTLYYEDEVYGTLDLVAVTSVERSDLLHKKQQFFDFFQSAGVKLALACGGLVVLLAGLQLLVFRKRRRPHAKAGARTSRRGNYRGNRRY, from the coding sequence ATGAAAAAATATCGTTTTCTTTCGGTGCTGCTTGTCCTTCCCATGGTGCTGTCCCTGCTCCTGCCGGTTTCCGCCGCCCAGGAGGACCTGGACCTGTTCTGCACCCACGCCATCCTCCTGGACGCCAACCACGGCGACATCCTCTACGACGTGAAGTCCGGCGAGCGGGCCTACCCCGCCAGCACCACCAAGCTGATGACCTGCCTTCTGGTGCTGGAGGCGGTCCAGTCGGGCCAGCTGACCCTGGAGACGGTGGTCACCGTGCCGGGGGACGCCTATCAGGGACTGACGGGCAATTTCTCCACCGCCGGCCTCAAGGTGGGGGAGCAGCTGAGCGTGGAGGAGCTTCTGTACTGTCTGATGCTCCCCTCGGCCAACGAGGCGGCCAACGTGCTGGCGGTGGCAGTGGACGGCTCTATTGAGGCCTTTGTGGAACACATGAACCGCCGGGCCGCCGAGCTGGGCTGCAAGGGCACCCACTACGCCAACACCCACGGGATGCACCAGGACGAGCACTACACCACCGCCTATGATCTGGCTCTCACCATGCAGGCCTGCCTGGAGCACGACCTGTTCAGGACCATTACCACCGCGCCCAAGCACACGGTCCCCGCCACCGGCGTGTCCGGGGAGCGGGAGTTCTACAACACCAACGGCCTGGTCTCCAGCTGGAAGTACAGCGGCTACCTCTATGACAAGTGCGTGGGCGGCAAGACGGGCAGCACCGACGAGGCGGGCCGCTGTCTGGTGTCCGCCGCCGAGGACGGGGACGAGCTTCTGATCTCCGTGATCCTGGGCTCCGGCCCCATGAACGAGGCGGGCTATGAGCAGCTGCGTCAGGGCCAGTTCGTGGAGAGCCGCCGCCTTTTGGAATACGGCTTTTCCAACTTCCAGCGGGTGACCATCACCAAGGGGGACGAGCCGGTGGACAAGGTGAAGGTCACCATGTCCCGTCAGGCCGACGAGGTCAACCTGAAGCCCCAGGGCTCCATCACCCGCACTCTGCCCAAGTCCATGGACGTGGACGACATCGAATACCGCATTACCCGCTTCGCCGACGAGGTGGAGGCCCCCGTGGAGGCGGGGCAGGTGATGGGCACCATGACCCTTTACTATGAGGACGAGGTCTACGGCACCCTGGACCTGGTGGCCGTCACCTCGGTGGAGCGGTCCGACCTGCTCCATAAAAAACAGCAGTTTTTCGACTTCTTCCAGAGCGCCGGCGTCAAGCTGGCCCTGGCCTGCGGGGGTCTGGTGGTTCTCCTGGCCGGGCTCCAGCTCCTGGTCTTCCGCAAGCGCCGCCGCCCCCACGCCAAGGCCGGCGCGCGGACCAGCCGCCGGGGGAATTACCGGGGAAATAGAAGATATTAA
- the sasA_14 gene encoding Adaptive-response sensory-kinase SasA, whose translation MDHIRPRTKEVPDTKNKVPFFASLQVKYAISYLVIFAVVLVLMNTYPVLASQDLLFASKRDSLKSQTAVMASALMELESLSADQVVRVMNMLDSMGLKRILVTDPSGLILYDSTAPSRDPDSGEDAPPEFRYALYREVVAALRGSDVFHSRYADRVFTSTAAMPIVYRGMVIGSIYILEVDQAQGQLLYSLQQNLRSISLVIAAVTLVMSALFSKMLTARIAALLRAIRIVGEGEYGHRLQPVGRDELAQLAGEFNQLTDRLQTTEEIRRRFVSDASHELKTPLASIRLLADSILQTGEMDPEMVRDFVGDIGSEAERLTRITEHLLALTRLDSLPAGQQEPVDAAQVTGRIAALLQPVADAAGVAIETDLRPDCLILCTEDDLSQVCFNLMENAIKYNFDGGKVFVSVFRDKDQVLLEVGDTGVGIPEEDLPKVFNRFYRVDKARSRAAGGTGLGLSIVRDTVRRHGGWVTARPRSPEGSLFTVGFPRYLPGERGKGEPA comes from the coding sequence ATGGATCATATCCGCCCCCGCACAAAGGAGGTGCCCGACACGAAAAACAAGGTCCCCTTTTTCGCCTCTCTTCAGGTGAAATACGCCATCAGCTACCTGGTCATCTTCGCCGTGGTGCTGGTGCTGATGAATACCTATCCGGTGCTGGCCTCCCAGGACCTGCTGTTCGCCTCCAAGCGGGACTCGCTGAAAAGCCAGACGGCGGTGATGGCCTCGGCGCTGATGGAGCTGGAATCTCTGTCCGCCGACCAGGTGGTCCGGGTGATGAACATGCTGGACAGCATGGGGCTCAAGCGCATTCTGGTCACCGACCCCTCGGGGCTGATCCTCTATGACAGCACCGCCCCCAGCCGGGACCCGGATTCCGGGGAGGACGCCCCTCCGGAGTTCCGCTACGCCCTGTACCGGGAGGTGGTCGCCGCCCTGCGGGGCAGCGACGTGTTTCACTCCCGGTACGCCGACCGGGTGTTCACCTCCACCGCCGCCATGCCCATCGTCTACCGGGGCATGGTCATCGGCTCCATTTACATTCTGGAGGTGGACCAGGCCCAGGGGCAGCTGCTGTACAGCCTCCAGCAAAATCTGCGCAGCATCTCCCTGGTCATCGCGGCGGTTACGCTGGTGATGTCCGCCCTCTTCTCCAAAATGCTCACCGCCCGCATCGCCGCCCTCCTCCGGGCCATCCGCATCGTGGGCGAGGGGGAGTACGGCCACCGCCTCCAGCCGGTGGGCCGGGACGAGCTGGCCCAGCTGGCCGGGGAATTCAACCAGCTCACCGACCGCCTCCAGACCACCGAGGAAATTCGCCGCCGCTTCGTCTCCGACGCCAGCCACGAGCTGAAAACCCCTCTGGCCTCCATCCGCCTGCTGGCCGACTCCATTTTGCAGACCGGGGAGATGGACCCGGAGATGGTCCGGGACTTTGTGGGGGACATCGGCTCCGAGGCCGAGCGGCTCACCCGCATCACCGAGCACCTTCTGGCCCTCACCCGGCTGGACAGCCTGCCCGCCGGACAGCAGGAGCCGGTGGACGCGGCCCAGGTGACCGGGCGGATCGCCGCCCTGCTCCAGCCGGTGGCCGACGCCGCGGGGGTCGCCATAGAGACCGACCTGCGGCCCGACTGCCTGATTCTGTGTACCGAGGACGACCTGTCTCAGGTCTGCTTCAACCTGATGGAAAACGCCATTAAGTATAATTTCGACGGGGGCAAAGTATTTGTCTCGGTGTTCCGGGACAAGGACCAGGTCCTCCTGGAGGTGGGGGACACCGGCGTGGGCATCCCGGAGGAGGACCTGCCCAAGGTGTTCAACCGCTTCTACCGGGTAGACAAGGCCCGGTCCCGGGCCGCGGGGGGCACCGGACTGGGGCTGTCCATCGTGCGGGACACAGTGCGCCGCCACGGCGGCTGGGTCACCGCCCGGCCCCGGAGCCCGGAGGGCAGCCTGTTCACCGTCGGCTTCCCCCGGTACCTCCCCGGGGAGAGAGGAAAGGGGGAGCCAGCATGA
- the rpoB gene encoding DNA-directed RNA polymerase subunit beta: MVVKDVMYGKTQRKSFARYQEILEMPNLLEVQKTSYQWFLDVGLREVFKDVGSIVDYGGNLELSFVDFSMDEKPKYDVEECKARDATYAAPIKVKVQLRNTNSNNNQITEQEIFMGDFPIMTNSGTFVINGAERVIVSQIVRSPGMYYSREVDKADNKTYATTVIPGRGAWLEYETDLSDIFYVRIDKNRKLPVTCLIRALGPKTDAEILELFGEDERILATLEKDACKTYEEAMLEIYRKLRPGEPPTLDSAETLINATFFDHRRYDLSTVGRYKFNKKMALWTRLSGQKLAQPIADPRTGEIIAEAGEVLTRERAQELDSRGVNRAVVDTDGRQVIVFSNDMVDKKGFIALTGFDPAEAGIDEMVSFPVLCALADQYQGDELKDAVRRSIEDLIPNHITVADIMASINYLNGLAYSIGTPDDIDHLGNRRLRCVGELIQNQFRIGFSRMERVIRERMTTQDLDVVTPQSLINIRPVTAAIKEFFGSSPLSQFMDQTNPLAELTHKRRLSALGPGGLSRDRASFDVRDVHYSHYGRLCPIETPEGPNIGLISYLASYARINKYGFIESPYRKVDKETGRLTDEIHYMTADMEDEFTIGQATEPVDENGCLVNERITCRHRNETISVDRSRVDYVDVSPKMMVSVATAMIPFLQNDDANRALMGANMQRQAVPLLRPEAPVVATGQEHKNCIDSEVAILAEGPGTVTRVSARYITVAYDNGRTKEYRLTKYLRSNHTTCINQRPIVNAGQRVEFQDVLADGPSTDKGEIALGRNILMGFMTWEGYNYEDAILLNERMVKDDVFTSIHIEEYETEARDTKLGPETITRDIPNVGEDALKDLDEHGIIRVGAEIRAGDYLVGKVTPKGEAEATAEEKLLRAIFGEKAREVRDTSLKVPHGEAGIVVDVKVFTRDNGDELGPGVNQTVRVYIAQKRKISVGDKMAGRHGNKGVVSRILPQEDMPFLPDGTPLDIVLNPLGVPSRMNIGQVLEVHLGYAAKTLGWKVATPIFNGASEADIQECLKLAGLAREVGVNEPLIGKPLYLADEEGDGIRPLTPEETADDALVAQWQQERRLRLIDGKNWLYDGRTGNRFDNPVTVGYVYFLKLHHLVDDKIHARATGPYSLVTQQPLGGKAQFGGQRFGEMEVWALEAYGAAYTLQEILTVKSDDVTGRVKTYEAIVKGLNVPKPGVPESFKVLIKELQSLCLDMKVLDKDGGEIELKDDEDDGYQPVRDDYYDREEDYGYQAGDDFASAGGFTFKGESDDDDLAVGPADEEPDDAMFSSEDDYN, from the coding sequence ATGGTCGTCAAGGACGTAATGTACGGCAAGACCCAGCGAAAGAGCTTTGCCCGCTACCAGGAGATCCTGGAGATGCCCAACCTGCTGGAGGTCCAGAAGACCTCCTATCAGTGGTTCCTGGACGTGGGCCTGAGAGAGGTCTTCAAGGACGTGGGCTCCATCGTGGACTACGGCGGCAACCTGGAGCTGTCCTTTGTGGACTTCTCCATGGACGAAAAGCCCAAGTACGACGTGGAGGAGTGCAAGGCCCGCGACGCCACCTACGCCGCCCCCATCAAGGTGAAGGTGCAGCTGCGCAACACCAACAGCAACAACAACCAGATCACCGAGCAGGAGATCTTTATGGGAGATTTCCCCATCATGACCAACTCGGGCACCTTCGTCATCAACGGGGCCGAGCGCGTCATTGTCTCCCAGATCGTCCGCTCCCCCGGTATGTACTACAGCCGGGAGGTGGACAAGGCGGACAACAAGACCTACGCCACCACCGTCATCCCCGGCCGGGGCGCCTGGCTGGAGTATGAGACCGACCTGAGCGACATCTTCTATGTCCGCATCGACAAGAACCGCAAGCTGCCCGTCACCTGCCTGATCCGGGCGCTGGGTCCCAAGACCGACGCGGAGATTCTGGAGCTGTTCGGCGAGGACGAGCGCATTTTGGCTACCCTGGAGAAGGACGCCTGCAAGACCTATGAGGAGGCCATGCTCGAGATCTACCGCAAGCTGCGCCCCGGCGAGCCCCCCACGCTGGACTCCGCCGAGACCCTCATCAACGCCACCTTCTTCGACCACCGGCGGTATGACCTGTCCACCGTGGGCCGGTATAAGTTCAACAAGAAGATGGCCCTGTGGACCCGGCTGTCCGGCCAGAAGCTGGCCCAGCCCATCGCCGACCCCCGCACCGGCGAGATCATCGCCGAGGCCGGCGAGGTCCTCACCCGGGAGCGGGCCCAGGAGCTGGACTCCCGGGGCGTCAACCGGGCGGTGGTGGACACCGATGGCCGGCAGGTAATCGTATTCTCCAACGACATGGTGGACAAGAAGGGCTTCATCGCCCTGACCGGCTTCGACCCCGCCGAGGCGGGCATTGACGAGATGGTCTCCTTCCCCGTGCTGTGCGCCCTGGCGGACCAGTACCAGGGAGACGAGCTGAAGGACGCCGTCCGCCGGAGTATCGAGGACCTGATTCCCAACCACATCACTGTCGCCGATATCATGGCCTCCATCAACTACCTCAACGGCCTGGCCTACAGCATCGGCACCCCCGACGACATCGACCATCTGGGCAACCGCCGCCTGCGCTGCGTGGGCGAGCTGATTCAGAACCAGTTCCGCATCGGCTTCAGCCGCATGGAGCGTGTCATTCGGGAGCGGATGACCACCCAGGATCTGGACGTGGTCACCCCCCAGAGCCTTATCAATATCCGGCCTGTCACCGCCGCCATTAAGGAGTTCTTCGGCTCCTCCCCCCTGTCTCAGTTCATGGACCAGACCAACCCCCTGGCCGAGCTGACCCACAAGCGCCGTCTGTCCGCCTTGGGCCCCGGCGGTCTGAGCCGTGACCGGGCCTCCTTCGACGTGCGCGATGTCCACTACAGCCACTATGGCCGTCTGTGCCCCATCGAGACCCCCGAAGGTCCCAACATCGGCCTGATCTCCTATCTGGCCTCCTACGCCCGGATCAACAAGTACGGCTTTATCGAGTCCCCCTACCGCAAGGTGGACAAGGAGACGGGCCGTCTCACCGACGAGATTCACTATATGACCGCCGACATGGAGGACGAGTTCACCATCGGCCAGGCCACCGAGCCGGTGGACGAAAATGGCTGTCTGGTCAACGAGCGCATCACCTGCCGCCACCGCAATGAGACCATCTCGGTGGACCGCAGCCGGGTGGACTACGTGGACGTGTCCCCCAAGATGATGGTGTCGGTGGCGACCGCCATGATCCCCTTCCTCCAGAACGACGACGCCAACCGCGCCCTAATGGGCGCCAACATGCAGCGTCAGGCCGTCCCCCTGCTCCGGCCCGAGGCCCCCGTGGTCGCCACCGGCCAGGAGCACAAGAACTGCATCGACTCCGAGGTGGCTATCCTGGCCGAGGGGCCGGGCACCGTCACCCGGGTCTCCGCCCGGTATATCACCGTGGCCTATGACAACGGGCGGACCAAAGAGTACCGCCTGACCAAGTACCTGCGCTCCAACCATACCACCTGCATCAACCAGCGGCCCATCGTCAACGCGGGTCAGCGGGTGGAGTTCCAGGACGTACTGGCCGACGGCCCCTCCACCGACAAGGGCGAGATCGCCCTGGGCCGGAACATCCTCATGGGCTTCATGACCTGGGAGGGCTATAACTACGAGGACGCCATCCTCCTCAACGAGCGGATGGTGAAGGACGACGTGTTCACCTCCATCCACATCGAGGAGTATGAGACCGAGGCCCGGGACACCAAGCTGGGCCCCGAGACCATCACCCGGGACATCCCCAACGTGGGCGAGGACGCCCTGAAGGACCTGGACGAGCACGGCATCATCCGGGTGGGCGCGGAAATTCGCGCCGGCGACTATCTGGTGGGCAAGGTCACCCCCAAGGGCGAGGCCGAGGCCACCGCCGAGGAGAAGCTGCTCCGGGCCATCTTTGGCGAGAAGGCCCGGGAGGTCCGCGACACCTCCTTGAAAGTACCCCACGGCGAGGCGGGCATCGTGGTGGACGTGAAGGTCTTTACCCGGGACAACGGCGACGAGCTGGGCCCCGGCGTCAACCAGACCGTCCGGGTCTATATCGCCCAGAAGCGGAAGATTTCCGTGGGCGACAAGATGGCCGGCCGCCACGGCAACAAGGGCGTGGTCTCCCGCATCCTGCCCCAGGAGGATATGCCCTTCCTCCCCGACGGCACCCCCCTGGACATCGTGCTGAACCCCCTGGGCGTGCCCTCCCGTATGAACATCGGCCAGGTGCTGGAGGTCCATCTGGGCTACGCCGCCAAGACTCTGGGCTGGAAGGTGGCTACCCCCATCTTTAACGGCGCCAGCGAGGCCGACATTCAGGAGTGCCTCAAGCTTGCCGGACTGGCCCGTGAGGTGGGCGTCAACGAGCCCCTCATCGGCAAGCCTCTCTACCTGGCCGACGAGGAGGGAGACGGCATACGTCCCCTCACCCCCGAGGAGACGGCTGACGACGCCCTGGTGGCCCAGTGGCAGCAGGAGCGTCGCCTGCGCCTCATCGACGGCAAAAACTGGCTCTACGACGGCCGGACCGGCAACCGCTTTGACAACCCGGTCACCGTGGGCTATGTCTACTTCCTCAAGCTCCACCATCTGGTGGACGACAAGATTCACGCCCGGGCCACCGGCCCCTACTCCCTGGTCACCCAGCAGCCCCTGGGCGGCAAGGCCCAGTTCGGCGGCCAGCGCTTCGGCGAGATGGAGGTGTGGGCCCTGGAGGCCTACGGCGCGGCCTACACCCTCCAGGAGATTTTGACCGTGAAATCCGACGACGTGACCGGCCGTGTGAAGACCTACGAGGCCATTGTCAAGGGCCTGAACGTGCCCAAGCCCGGCGTGCCCGAGTCCTTCAAGGTGCTCATTAAGGAGCTCCAGTCCCTGTGTCTGGACATGAAGGTGCTGGACAAGGACGGCGGCGAGATCGAGCTGAAGGACGACGAGGACGACGGCTATCAGCCCGTCCGGGACGACTACTACGACCGGGAAGAGGACTATGGCTATCAGGCCGGGGACGACTTCGCCTCCGCCGGCGGCTTCACCTTCAAGGGCGAGAGCGACGACGACGACCTGGCCGTGGGCCCGGCGGACGAGGAGCCGGACGACGCCATGTTCTCGTCGGAAGACGACTATAACTAA
- the walR_4 gene encoding Transcriptional regulatory protein WalR, whose protein sequence is MAKILVVDDEQVLVKGIKFNLEHEGYQVEVGCDGEQAVELAREGGFDLILLDLMMPKIDGLQACMRIREFSNVPVIMLTAKGEDADKIMGFECGADDYITKPFNILELKARVRALLRRSGAAEQIKGAAMLEAGHIRLDTAGRAAWRDGVSVELTAKEFDLMELLLRNPGRVYSRENLLNVVWGYEYIGDYRTVDVHVRRLREKLELDPANPEYIRTKWGVGYYLAKV, encoded by the coding sequence ATGGCGAAAATACTGGTAGTAGACGACGAGCAGGTGCTGGTCAAGGGCATCAAGTTCAACCTGGAGCACGAGGGCTATCAGGTGGAGGTGGGCTGTGACGGCGAGCAGGCGGTGGAGCTGGCCCGGGAGGGGGGCTTCGACCTGATCCTCCTGGATTTGATGATGCCCAAGATCGACGGCCTCCAGGCCTGTATGCGCATCCGGGAGTTCTCCAACGTCCCCGTCATTATGCTGACGGCCAAGGGGGAGGACGCGGACAAAATCATGGGCTTTGAGTGCGGGGCCGACGACTATATCACCAAGCCCTTTAACATCCTGGAGCTGAAGGCCCGGGTCCGGGCCCTTCTGCGCCGCTCCGGGGCCGCCGAGCAGATCAAGGGGGCCGCTATGCTGGAGGCCGGACACATCCGTCTGGACACCGCCGGCCGGGCCGCCTGGCGGGACGGGGTCTCCGTGGAGCTGACCGCCAAGGAATTCGACCTGATGGAGCTCCTCCTGCGCAACCCGGGCCGGGTGTACAGCCGGGAAAACCTCCTCAACGTGGTCTGGGGCTATGAGTACATCGGCGACTACCGCACCGTGGATGTTCACGTCCGCCGCCTGCGGGAGAAGCTGGAGCTGGACCCCGCCAACCCCGAGTATATCCGCACCAAATGGGGCGTTGGGTATTATCTGGCGAAGGTTTAA
- a CDS encoding O-acetyl-L-homoserine sulfhydrylase, translating to MSEYKINTKCVQGGYTPKNGQPRQIPIIQSTTFKYNTSEDMGKLFDLEASGYFYTRLQNPTNDMVAAKICDMEGGTAAMLTSSGQAANFYAIFNIANCGDHVVASSTIYGGTYNLFHVTMRKMGVEFTFVEPDCTDEELAAAFRPNTKAVFGETIANPALTVLDIERFAKAAHAHGVPLIIDNTFATPVNCRPIEWGCDIVTHSTTKYMDGHGAGVGGCIVDSGRFDWMAHREKFPGLCTPDASYHGITYAEKFGLGGAFITKCTAQLMRDFGSIQSPQNAFLLNLGLESLHVRMPRHCENALAVAKLLAGHEKISFVTYPGLEGDKYYDLARKYMPNGTCGVVSFGFKGGRSAAETFMKHLKLAAVETHVADARTCCLHPASATHRQMNDGELAAAGITPDLVRFSCGIEDQEDLIADITQALAQV from the coding sequence ATGAGTGAGTATAAAATCAACACCAAATGCGTCCAGGGCGGCTACACCCCCAAGAACGGCCAGCCCCGGCAGATCCCCATTATTCAGTCTACCACCTTCAAATATAATACCAGCGAGGACATGGGCAAGCTCTTCGACCTGGAGGCCAGCGGCTACTTCTATACCCGCCTTCAGAACCCCACCAACGACATGGTAGCCGCCAAAATCTGCGACATGGAGGGCGGTACCGCCGCTATGCTCACCTCCTCCGGCCAGGCGGCCAATTTCTACGCCATTTTCAATATCGCCAACTGCGGCGACCACGTAGTGGCCTCCTCCACCATCTACGGGGGCACCTATAACCTCTTCCACGTCACCATGCGGAAGATGGGCGTCGAGTTCACATTTGTGGAGCCCGACTGCACTGACGAGGAGCTGGCCGCCGCCTTCCGGCCCAACACCAAGGCGGTCTTTGGCGAGACCATCGCCAACCCCGCCCTCACCGTGCTGGACATTGAGCGGTTCGCCAAGGCCGCCCACGCCCACGGGGTCCCTCTCATCATCGACAACACCTTCGCCACCCCGGTGAACTGCCGGCCCATCGAGTGGGGCTGCGACATCGTCACCCACTCCACCACCAAGTATATGGACGGCCACGGGGCCGGGGTGGGCGGCTGCATCGTGGACAGCGGCAGGTTTGACTGGATGGCCCACAGGGAAAAATTCCCCGGCCTGTGTACCCCCGACGCCAGCTACCACGGCATCACCTACGCCGAGAAATTCGGCCTGGGCGGGGCCTTCATCACCAAATGCACCGCCCAGCTCATGCGGGATTTTGGCTCCATCCAGTCCCCCCAGAACGCCTTTTTGCTGAACCTGGGCCTGGAGAGCCTTCACGTCCGTATGCCCCGGCACTGCGAAAACGCCCTGGCCGTGGCCAAGCTCCTGGCCGGACATGAGAAAATCAGCTTCGTCACCTATCCCGGCCTGGAGGGGGACAAGTACTACGACCTGGCCCGGAAGTATATGCCCAACGGCACCTGCGGCGTGGTGTCCTTCGGCTTCAAGGGGGGCCGGTCCGCCGCCGAGACCTTTATGAAGCACTTAAAGCTGGCCGCTGTGGAAACCCACGTGGCCGACGCCCGCACCTGCTGCCTCCACCCCGCCTCCGCCACCCACCGGCAGATGAACGACGGGGAGCTGGCCGCCGCCGGCATCACCCCCGATCTGGTCCGCTTCTCCTGCGGCATCGAGGACCAGGAGGACCTGATCGCCGACATCACCCAGGCCTTGGCCCAGGTATAA